ACACCCGTTATCCGAGGTGTGATTCGTATTACTTTCTCCCTGCGTCGTTCCACTTTCTTCTGAATGACTCTGTTCTACCTTTTCTCCTGACGCTTCAGGTTGCATCTCAATCAACAAATCCACCGACGTCATTGAATTTGACGAGTCTGACCTCGTCGTCATTGAACATTCTCTCGATATTGCTTTAAAGTACGATGGGTAATACAACCTCAGGTACTTTTTTGTGTATGCTTTGGCTGCATTTTCCAGGTTATGCGGCTCTCCTGCCAGGAACTTATAATGCTGCTCGTACAGGTTTTCTACTTCCTTCACTCCACATCCGTTCATTTGGCTTCTTTCATCCAGCGATAGGCACGAGTGTAGATAATCTCCCGGGTTCTTCTCCCAGTGATTCACCAACGCTCTCCCTACTGAGGATAGGCTATTCACATCAAGTGGGTCTGACGACCCCGATCTGGTTGATCTATTATGCCTGTTGTCGCTTACTTGCTCCAGGGTTGGTGGATCCTTTTTTATATGATGGAGCGTGTTATTATCTGATGTGCTTGGCACATTCTGTTCGAGTGACAACGAGTCCAACAAATCTGTCCAGTCCATTGTTGCGAACATTTTAGATGGGTGCAACAACGGGTAGTACAACAGCAGGTACAACGCCTTCGGGTTTGCTTGTTGAAGAGCCACGTGGAACGGCGTCCTTCCAGAGTAATCTAAGTCGTTGATCGTATCCCTCCTTCCATCTGAAAGGATATGCTTCAGCGAATCCATATCATTTCTGATTATGGTTTTGTGGATGAAGTAGGTTTTTTTGTAAAGAGGTACAAAGGGAGTGGAATCACAAATGTTACTCATGAATACTGGTACGTAGATTAGAAATTTGGATAAGactatattttacatgAGTCAAATACAAGTTAACtgttatttaatgtatgtacatatattacaacaAAAATTAAGGATTCTAACTATAAGGAAGAGCAAGATGAGCTAGAGGTGTAAATGATATGGGGGATAATTATgtgaaaataaatcattatatgtattatacattttcaTATATTAGGTGTGTATGCTGTTTGCCATAAATTCTAACTATTTAAACTGAAATTGGGGATTGTTTTGATGTACGTGGTAAATGACGGATGCCCTGCCTAGAATGGATGTTAATTATATTCCATGTTAATTAGGCGTTGTTAAATACCATTtaacttgttttttatttccgtTGCCGTAAATTGGGTTCAAATTCCcaaatatttttagcaATCAATACGCGTATTGGGGTTCGACTATATAtgtcaatattttatgttttattaattgtatttttaagcGTTAATCCTTTTAAAGATATGTAATGATTACGACGACATAGGAAGGCATAATTTATCCTTCCATACTTTATCATTGTGTATGCTATTCCATGACTGAATATTTGATTCACAAATATTTCTATGTATTAAGTACATaagatttatattattggttaattttaataattaattcatGTGCTCTATATTGCACAATATTTGGTCCAATATTCTCCCAGGAATTAGTTAGACAATGTTTAGTCATggaattttacacatatggacaaaaatataaaaaataccaaAGAAGTCTCCAGTAATGATGgttttttaaaagtaaacttGAGTGCCATATCGTTTTATGAAAGAGATCATAATAATTCgctaaatttaaatgaaactCTGggaaatgtgtataaatcgTTAATTAAGTGTGATAAGCGTAGTACAGATATTGCTAATAACACAACTTTGTGTAAGAGTTCATCCTGTTGTGTAGTATTCTCCCTAAAATTATTGTCCGGATCCAGCAAACATAAAGACTACTGGACCTTGTGCTCGGAAGTAATAACCAGGCCTCTGTTTGTCAAGTATAAGAGGAATGACAAAGGATATATATCTTTTTTGACCAACCATACGGAAGTGCTGCGATTTGGTAAAGCAACTAGTGTAGAATCTATTAAACCCGTTGATCAATATAATAAGCATTTCGGTTCGGTGATTGATACTGATAGATTCCTATTGTCGATAGGAGTATCAATCGTTAAAAAATCGAAATTGCTGTACATGGGATACGGAAATAAGTATCTGTCTTCAGTTGACCTGTTCGGTAAACGACTGTCTGTAGGCATTCTGggtgataaaaacaacaactCACTCAACTTGGACAGCGgacttttattttttgaccTTTACGTAAAACGTACCCACCTGGTTCCAATTCCAAATTCTGATATCGTAGCTCAAACGGAGTCTGCAGAAAATAAAGGTTTCGGTTCTGACAAAAATCAAGATTCAAGTAAcgatttattaaataatctAAATGGGCTTATTtctaataaaaaattggatATTGAGGCCTGTTTGAAGGATACTAAATTGTTGAGCGAGTTGCAGTTGGATGATTACACAACTTCATCCTCGTACGTAGACTCGGTATCTGAAGTTAGTAGCGTTAAAAAGGTACCattaagtaaaaagaaAGTGTTGCCACCTCCGAGACCTAAGAATGATAACTCTGTACCTGATAAACAGGTTGTTCATGTTCATAGTAATTGTACTCATTCAGTTGAGGACAGTAATAATACGAAATCAGGCGCCTCAAAAGATTTTGGTCAAAAAAATGATGAGGTTCATCCTGAATTTTGTGAAAATTTCAATGCCGACTCAAAGTATGATAAGAATATAAAGGGTGTTAAAGTCACTTTTAACAAGGATTTCGTGGAGTTAATTGACTCCTTGGCCCCAAAAAAGTATGCCAACTTATCGCAAACCAGTAGCAGTCTCCTAAATGGACTGAACTTGGAAACTAGTAGATTAAAAGGCAATGAAAGCAGACCTTGGTCTGCTAAACCTGAGCGTTTAAGCTCAATATCACCGGATGGTTTTAGTTTTAAGGTTTTTTTAAAGTTTGTTAACTTGAATGGCGGTAATGATGACCGCAAAATCATGACTGATAATGGTGATGATGTGGATGCGGCTGTAAATGACgtaaattatcaaaattaTCAAGATATTCGGAATCAGAGTATCGATGGCGGTAATGAAAACGAGTGTTTTGGAGGCGAACATGAATCTCTAggtgtaattttaaacgagttgtttttgttttctaaTAAggtgtttttaatttccaACACCAAGGGTACCTATGACACTGTGTGGATTAAAACGCGGTCGTCTGCTTCTTtggaaaacataattaaaatacccATTAGTACCTCGAGCAGTAAGATGGGCGAACTGTTCGATTACTTATCCAAAATAAGTTTATCGTCAGTTTATGGAGTTGGTTTTCTGGTTGACCTGAGGGTGGACCTGTTTGCCTTGGAAGTCTTCATTTCAATTTTGGAGGACAAAATAGGGAATATGGATTTAAACATTCCAATCAAGTTGACTGATGTGgttttttctttaaattGCACCGATTTTCTATCCTATTTTGACGATGCTCTTGACCACCTTTCATCTAAACTAGACAAGTCATCTTCTGCCACCCACAGTAACACCATTTCAAGTCACTCCAGTTCAGCCCATTTGTATTATCAGGACTCTCTTCGGTCTAACGTTCAAGTTGAAAGCGCTGGCCCCGTCTGGACtaacattttaaagaaGGAGATAGGTTCTATTAGGGAGGAAAATTCGATTCATGATAATTTCCTAAAATTTATCTGGCCTTCGTATGGTAAACAGCTTGCATAAGATTATCAAGTTAACTTTTGTCTAAACCTCAATCTGATGCactatgtatatgtgtttatttatgtgcACGTTTTATATATCTCTATTTGTGcgtatatgtatacatatgtacatatattgtATACACAATGCGACATGTGTTTGTCAAcagtatgtatatacatatacctTGATATACATGTATTGGtacatatgtatgtgtatacaaaAGGATGATATTATTGTATGGTCATAACTCTTTCCCACACTGACTGCATTATGAACAGGTCCAGgttctttttaaaaatgataagtATTTGCTGCTTCAGTCCGTCGTAGAACCTGGTGAGGTGGCTTTCGTCCACGTTGTAGCTAGCCTTGTACTGGGAGAGCGCCTGCACTATGTGCATTGTGAACAGCTTTAGGCACATGTCTCTAGATGTGTTGAATCTGTAGTTGTACACGTTGACCAGCGGCGACGTGTCCGATGAGTTTAGTGCCGAATTAAGCATCTTGTCCAGGTTTTTGTTTTCCGAGGCCACCTCGGCGCTCACTTGCGCCATGTTCAGCAGATTAACGTCCTGCAGCACGTCCGACAGCAGTAGTGTGAAGTCCTTTACCGACTCGTCGATCACATCCACTCCACTCTCCAGGTTATCCAGCACGTATCTCACTATCTTCAGCGACTTGTCAATGTAGGCTAACATTATCTGGGCCACCAGTTCGTTCGCCAACTCCTCTATGCTAACGTTAAACGTTTCAAAGTGTGTTTTGTACACTGTTTCCTCACTGGCACCTGTGCCCTTGGTACTCGTGACTACCTTTTTACCATCGAGAACTGCCGTGTGATCTACGCCCTCTTCACTTAACTTCATCGGAAAGTGCCTCCTGCTCAATATAGCGTATTCGTGCGCCAGTAGTATCACGTTTAATACTGGCACCTGCTCATTCCCCATGAATTCGTCAAATATTGTCTGGAACTTCGCGTGGTTGGTGTTACTTAAAACGTGCCTCCTCATCTTCGACTTCAACTCCTCGTGGTGGCCACTTTCAGGCGCCCTCAGGTGCGCACACCGGCTTCCTTGTTTGAACATCTTGTAGGCCTCGCTGCAATTCTTTTCCAACACTCCTCCCACTCCCCCGAAGACCGACTCAAACTTAATGAGGAAGGAGAGCAGGTTTTTCGTGTACGTCCTGTGGTGACTCCCGTCAAACTTAaacttcttcagctgcGACTTGACATTCCTGTCCATGAACTCCAGCAGCGAGAACATGGTCCTCCCGTCGTCCACCTGGGACCCTTTGTCCTCCCCTGCCAACCTCTGTGCCGTCTGCTTAACGAAGTCCTCGGCCATGTGCTCCCTGGTCTTCTCTGTGCACGACCTCAAAGAGACCATGTTGGACAGCGAGTCCAGGTAGTCCACCTCCCCAGTTCTGTAAGAGATGCTGTTTATGTTCACGAATATCAGATGGTATATGTACTTGATTCCGCACGTGTAAATCGCCAACAGAGCGTTGAACACTTGTTCAAAATTATTCTTCAGTGAGCTACTCACCTCCCTTACCAGGTCTTTAAAGCACTGCAGCTCCTGGACTAGCTTTTCGAACGACGACAGTATGTATGCGTTCAAATCCGAGTTGAATGTCCCGTTCAGCAGCGACACTGACTTATAGATCACTGAGTCGTATAGTTTAAAGAACAGGTGCTGTAAGTATAGCACGCACACGTACATCAGCCAGTTATGCGTCTGCTCAGCGAACAGCGCCTGGTTTCCGTTCCTCACGTCCAGTGTGTACAGCCTTCCGAACAGCCCCGTCAGCCCCTCGTATGCTTCCTTCGTCACCAGCGTGTGTTTGTAGCTGCTTATCAGATACGCGATTATGTAAAACGACGCTTGCGAGTAGTACAGCACAAACTGGCTTGCCAAACTCTCACCTGAGCACCTGCACTCTTTTGTTGACTCCAGGTTAAATGAGTTGAACAGGTCAGACTGATCCTTCTTAAAGTCCACCTCAAACTCGTCGTTACAGTAGAAGCAGAACTTGTGCCTCTTTTTCGAGCCTTTCAGCGAACTTAAGAACGCCACAAACTTTTCATTCGACACTGACTCGTACACTACCCACAACAGCGAGGCAAAGACCTCCTTACACAGCGTCGAGAATGAAAAGTCGTCGTTTGTGTAGTTCATGAACAAGTTTTTCATCTTACtctccagcagcgacgATAGGTTATAGAAATACAACTCCAACAGCTGCCTTTCATCAAACGATAGCTCTCTCAGAGACTTGCACAACTCAACCGAGTCTTCGGGGTCCAGGGGCTCATCTTCCGACAACAGCGACCTCGTATTCCTAGAAATCAGGTCTGTCAAAATCCCGTAGTAGCTCGAAAACAGAAACGTGTAATTTGCGTCAAAGTACTTGAACACGTAGTACACCCTCGAACAGAAATATAGTACTTCCTTCCTTGAGAATTTTAACACGTTTGAGCTCTCGTCCTCGTTTGAGCAAAACAGCGTGTtcgagctgctgaacgacCCTATCGTGTTGCAGAGGCTCGCCAGGAACTTAAACACGTTTGCTGCCTTCGacatttgcgatatttgCAGGAACTTGTCTCGTATTCCGTACTTGGACGTTATGTCTTTCGAGGCCGCCTTTATTTGCGACGCGTTCAGATTCCTCAGGTTCGTCTCCACGCCATCCAGGTCCTTGTTTATTCCCTGGATTGTGTCCAGCGCCGAGAATAAACACTCGTAGTTATCGTATATCAACAGCTGTTTTCCTGCTGTCAACTGCCTTGTCTCCCTTTCCAGCTTTCTGAGAAAGGATATTGTATCCGATATTGAATTATTCTTAAGTATGTTATCAAGGTGGTAATCAACATCAAATGTGTGAGACAAAAAATCCTTATCTATGACAGACGTGGGATTCACTGCTTTCGATGATGTGAAATCACTGGAGGAATCTGTGTTTTGCTGTTTAGTATCAGAAATGCTATAATACGATGATAATAGTTCGGAAACGGACTTATCCTTGCTTTCTTGCGATATATGGACGTCATCCTTGTTGGATGAGAATTTTCTGtccattaaattaatactaatatgtttatgttgaaatatgaatatgaattgttaaaattggAAAATTATACCCGTTTTTTATGATGGCACTATACAGTTGGATATATGTAAAATCATTAGTTCTCTATCGCACATCATCATGTTCTGTTCACCTGTTTGCttcatttgtattttatttgtaaaatagatatgCCTTCTTCCAAGAAGactattaaaaataacaaaagcACCCAGTTCAATGATGACTCGATTTCACTTTCATCTAAGTTGGAATCCTGgttaaaaaacatagaaGTTGATGTCGATCTCTATAGAGATGAACTTAACAGGGTTTTGgctaataaaaaatgtcgCTATTACAGGATAGTTGATAGAAACTACTCTACTGAACATGTGTCAGTCAAATGGCTGAGGGATGTCGATGTTTTTAGGAGCCATTCCAACGTCGAAAAGGCCTGCTATGGAATAGACGCCTCCAGTGCTGCCGTGGTGGACGCTCTGAGGCTTAATAGACTTTGTGGCAACGACCAAGCGTGGATTCTGGATATGTGCTGTGCACCTGGAGGGAAGCTGTTGGCCACCGTGAGCTGTTTGAGCAAACTCAAGGGCCCTTGTAAGTGGAAGGTTGTGGGACTGGACTCCGTCAAGCGGCGCCTTGACGTGTGCAGGTCCATGTTGAGGAAGGAGGACTACGACTCAGACAAGATCAACGTCACTCTCCACAGCTGCAGGTCCCAGGAGTTCTGCGAACTCGGCGGCGAGCCCATGCTCGGGAGGTTCGACAGGGTGATTTTGGACGTAGAGTGCACTCACGAGGGCTCCCTGCGGTCTGTGATCCGCACGATCAAGTACTGGGGGATCGACTCGCTTGAGAGCAAGTGGACCCGGGAGTACGCCTCGAAGATCGTATATAACCAGAGGGAGTTGCTCCAGCAGGCAATCAAATTAGTGAGGCCAGGCGGGCTCGTCGTGTATAGTACATGCTCCCTGGACAAAGAGCAGAACGAGCTGTTGGTTTCTGAGGTGGTGAGTCGACTTGACAACATCAAGTTCTATCCCCTTCCGGTAAACAGCTGTCCGTGTTGCTCGTTTAACTCTGAGGAGCGACCAGAGTCTTGGCCTTCCATTCCCTGTACTGCCTTATTGAGGGAACGTTGCAGTGACGATGCCTTTTACAGGCCTAGTGAATCAGATACTCGTTGCAGAAACGCCGATTCACCAGCAGCTGTCCGATTCGTTCCCGTAGGAGGTGAAACTGATGGCCTATATATTTGCGCTCTCATCAGAATCGACTGAAACCGGATTCCTCTGCTCACACTTTTCACTCCACTGGTCAAACGAGTCAACGGCTTCAAGTATCTTGTCCAGGTGCTCGTCCCTTAGGAATCCTATGTCGTCCTTGGGGTCGATCTGAGTGTGTTTGTCTATGATTGCCTTCCTTCGTGCATCACTAAGCTGGAACCCCTTCTTCTGTTTGATGAGCCTTTTATAGTGGTGTTTTGGGTAGTGGCGCAACGGCCTGTTACTGAGCACTTTGTGGGCATTTGTATTCTTCAATACTCTGTTAATCTTACTTACTATTTCAGATTTGCTcctgtgtaaatattagatCTTAAGCGACTCATAGTATTCAATAATAGTATGTGCTAAATAGTTACCTGTTGCCCAGAGTGTcatctatttttatctcAACGGTGGTTCTGCGATTAATCCTAAAAGGAGAAAcgcctacacatttgtataAAACGAGATAATTTCATAAGATTCCATATATAATCAATTACctttaaacattttatcGTCAAATGTGTTTCGGTTGCTATGTTTTCTAGACAACAAAGGTAAATTTGAACTATTACTCAAAAGATTATAAGAAGCGACAAATGAATAGATGAAACAAAAATTCATCTTACACACTTGATGATATTCTCATTTtcaaaagtaaaatgagCGTGTTAGAGTAAGTTTTCGGAAATTTATAACTGCGTCACATTAATAGTCAAAGTAGGTGTTCGATGGGGTTGAatctatttaaatttacgtTAGTGTATTAAGGTTAggtttatgtatatatatatctatgtAATTGTTAACTATAGAACGCGgtgtattttattccaCACTAATCAACTTCAGCAACTAAGTttacataaacaacatACAGCATCATTAACATTAGCATTGAATTAACATATCGTGCGAAATTGTGAGTAATTTCAATAAAAGATCAAATATAGTTTGTCGTTTCAAGGTATATATTGGAATtttaacacacatataataaCTTTCAATATATATTCTGAGCATATTATGGTAACTACCACAACAAGTCAAATAAGGACTTTTAAACATCGAATAATCGCTTAATATACAAGATAAGGTAAAATGATAGTTCCTCTGGATTCTTCGGAACAGCTAATTCCACCAGTTCTCCCCAACGAGATAGAGTTGATCCTGAAAAACTTCGACGATGAAGTGATATTTCCAATATCTAAAGCGTTGGAAAGGGGAGAACAGCCaaacaaaataaaggaGGCATTCGCGTCGACAATATACTCGGACTGGAAGGAAATACCGAATTTCAAGTTCAGAATCATGTTTTTCCCAGTGTGCCCACACGCAGAACCAGGACCGACGCTAagccattttaaaattagcgCATACGTGGAGTCAATGGGAAAGGAAGATTGGCCAGAAAATTGGATATGCTACGGCACAAGATTCTGTATCATCATCATTAACCCGAACGAGCCGCACTCGTCAGTGTTCAAGAGAGACTCGTTTAACTTCTCGAAAACGGAAACAGATAGAGGATGGCAGGGAATAATGTCGCTGGCACAGATCATGGAAAACGGGTTCCTGAACACGAAGGGAGATTTGGTGATAAGAGCAGGAGTGTACCCAGTGGGAGCAGAAGCAGACAGGTCAGTGAAGGAATCACCGTACAGCTGCAGAGAAGCAACAGGGTTCGTGGGCCTGCAGAACCACGGAGCAACCTGCTACATGAACGCACTGCTGCAGAGCCTGTACAGCATCACAAAATTTAGAAAGGCAGTGTACAGCCTGGCATTTGATCTGAAGGACGTAATGGGAGAAAAGTCGTACCAAATAATACAGAAGCTGGCAAAGACAAACACGAACCTGAACTACTATGACGCGGACAATTCGATGGACGTGGACACGCCGTACCCGGAGTCGAGCTCGACGACATACAGAAACGGTGAAGAGCAGAAATATGTCACACAATTCGATGAAAATGAACTGCCAGCAGAAGGAGCACTGGGAGACTTCCTGGATAACCTGGAAGAGGGTGACTACTGTAACCTGCTGTtggacgaagaagaagaggagacGAAGGTGCCGTGCGTAGGACTGGCGCTGCAAAACCTGTTCTACATGCTTAAGTACTCGGAGGACCCACCAGGCTGCAAGGAGCTGGTGAGGTCGTTTGGATGGAAGCTAGCAGACCTGTTCACACAGCAGGACAGCCacgagctgctgaagctgctgctggacaaaATGGAGGAGCAGATGAAGGGCACGAGCGTGGAGGGAAGCGTGAAGAACATATTCGAAGGAGAAATGGAAACGTACATCGAGTGCATAGACATAGACTACAAGTCGTGCAGAAAGGAGACCTTCGAAGACATACAGCTGGACGTGCAGGGATGCAGTAACATCTACGAGTCGCTGGACAGGTTGACGGCGCCAGAGCTGCTGGCAGGAGAGAACATGTACGAAGCGAAGGGGTACGGAAAGCAGAGAGCGAACAAAGGAATAAGATTCCTTAACTTCCCACCAGTGGTGATATTCCTGCTTAAAAGGTTCACGTTTGACCTGCAGACGATGGACACAGTGAAGCTTAACACGCGCTTCGAGTTCTACAAGGAAATAAACCTGTCGAAATACATACAGCAGTCGTCAGAGTCGACAGCGACAGCAAAGGAGGAGCCAGAGTCAAGAGGAAGCAAGGGAAGCCAGAAGGGAGAGGAGTACGAGTACGAGCTGCAGGCAGTGGCAGTGCACCACGGCTCAATCAACAGCGGACACTACTACGCGTTCACGAAAAGCAGCAGCAACTGGTACAGGTTCGACGACGAAACAGTGACGAAGGCGTCGGAGTACGCAGTTATCGACGATAACTTCGGAGGAGAGGAGCAGGAGTGTTACAATTACCTGACGACGAACATGAACAGCCACGGAATGTATAACAGCATTAACAGGTTCAGGAAAAACAAAGTATATAACGCGTACATCCTGATGTACGTGCTGAAGAGTAAGAAGGAAGAGATCCTGGGAGACGTGGACATGGCGAGAGAGAAGTACCAGATGCTGCGACGCTGCAGAACGCAGAGCCTGCTGAGCAGCATGAGGACGAGAATCAGAGAAAGACTTAACCGCTACATAAAGCTTAAGATATACACAGCAGGAGACTTCAAAGGAAACACGCTGCTAAACCAGCACTACAGCACGTGGCCGAACAAGTTCGTGCTCACACAAGATAAAAGCACGAACCTGACGGAACTGCTGAAGTACGTTAACGCGGAGCTGGAGACGAGTGAATCAGAAGAAGGGTCGAACAGCATGAAAAACGGAAAGGTGACGAAGGCGAGCTACctgaggaagatgaagagaaACGAGGAAAACGTAGACCAGAATTTCTACGTGCTGGGCTTCCACGAACAGTTTAACAGGTTCGTGCCACTGAATGACATCAGAGCGATGCACAAGGAGCCAATACAGACGCTGAGTCAGTTGGTAAACCTGGTGAGAAGCGAGTACTACCAGCACTATGACCCGACAGTGTACCTGCTGCAAGCAACGCCAGCGAAGAACATGACGGAGCTGGAGGAAATGGCGAaagagaaggaggaaggaaaaggaatcGCAAGCAGGCTAAAAATCACGCCCAAGGCAAACCTGGAGGCATTCAGCCCTACGAGCAACGGAAGCGGAGGAATATTCACGCCGACGAGCGGAGTGTTCACAGCAAGTCTGCTTAACCCACACGCAACGCACACGCAGCAGCTGATGGTGTTCATCAAGTACTACGACATCTTCTCGAGGGAAGCAACCAGTAACCTGAAGTGCATAAACCTCTCGTACCTTAACCCTGAGAGAAA
The sequence above is a segment of the Theileria orientalis strain Shintoku DNA, chromosome 3, complete genome genome. Coding sequences within it:
- a CDS encoding nucleolar protein, which translates into the protein MPSSKKTIKNNKSTQFNDDSISLSSKLESWLKNIEVDVDLYRDELNRVLANKKCRYYRIVDRNYSTEHVSVKWLRDVDVFRSHSNVEKACYGIDASSAAVVDALRLNRLCGNDQAWILDMCCAPGGKLLATVSCLSKLKGPCKWKVVGLDSVKRRLDVCRSMLRKEDYDSDKINVTLHSCRSQEFCELGGEPMLGRFDRVILDVECTHEGSLRSVIRTIKYWGIDSLESKWTREYASKIVYNQRELLQQAIKLVRPGGLVVYSTCSLDKEQNELLVSEVVSRLDNIKFYPLPVNSCPCCSFNSEERPESWPSIPCTALLRERCSDDAFYRPSESDTRCRNADSPAAVRFVPVGGETDGLYICALIRID
- a CDS encoding uncharacterized protein (P55); translated protein: MIVPLDSSEQLIPPVLPNEIELILKNFDDEVIFPISKALERGEQPNKIKEAFASTIYSDWKEIPNFKFRIMFFPVCPHAEPGPTLSHFKISAYVESMGKEDWPENWICYGTRFCIIIINPNEPHSSVFKRDSFNFSKTETDRGWQGIMSLAQIMENGFLNTKGDLVIRAGVYPVGAEADRSVKESPYSCREATGFVGLQNHGATCYMNALLQSLYSITKFRKAVYSLAFDLKDVMGEKSYQIIQKLAKTNTNLNYYDADNSMDVDTPYPESSSTTYRNGEEQKYVTQFDENELPAEGALGDFLDNLEEGDYCNLLLDEEEEETKVPCVGLALQNLFYMLKYSEDPPGCKELVRSFGWKLADLFTQQDSHELLKLLLDKMEEQMKGTSVEGSVKNIFEGEMETYIECIDIDYKSCRKETFEDIQLDVQGCSNIYESLDRLTAPELLAGENMYEAKGYGKQRANKGIRFLNFPPVVIFLLKRFTFDLQTMDTVKLNTRFEFYKEINLSKYIQQSSESTATAKEEPESRGSKGSQKGEEYEYELQAVAVHHGSINSGHYYAFTKSSSNWYRFDDETVTKASEYAVIDDNFGGEEQECYNYLTTNMNSHGMYNSINRFRKNKVYNAYILMYVLKSKKEEILGDVDMAREKYQMLRRCRTQSLLSSMRTRIRERLNRYIKLKIYTAGDFKGNTLLNQHYSTWPNKFVLTQDKSTNLTELLNYLRKMKRNEENVDQNFYVLGFHEQFNRFVPLNDIRAMHKEPIQTLSQLVNLVRSEYYQHYDPTVYLLQATPAKNMTELEEMAKEKEEGKGIASRLKITPKANLEAFSPTSNGSGGIFTPTSGVFTASLLNPHATHTQQLMVFIKYYDIFSREATSNLKCINLSYLNPERNASQLLPMVLQPLMEMMSSNLVTKYRMRDLKNLTKAFTALYQSNGGSTQTQSPVSMRSEVKQEEEEDDSEGTSDGRQILLDDEEELALDMDNKIEMLMKKESLHLYWYVELNNSFTNLSPNRKMEEQVKNGDVLVFNFRPTDEMRREIELVERKTTLKEDFEPTTPAVNLDGFNNFVLCSTDKYLETYNLEQDDSLKQYRDLRSKWLAQREEKVELHKLYTPSIYDYPSFVHSRMSNVKVVFKLYDPLEALATWKNCINGPVNANPGEGTEREGSANSGKNKLEMTVDLRTPCKHVLRYVSWALGVDPSHVLVFSGVPHTLEAQTSHLLSLDDFCHKDHSLGYAQQSLMELFNVHKTPVRNHNSTYTRYANADYRYGHESAMDDDDMDSDGSGSHSTRYNFRRLEFRTSHEGRHENAEENVVYLGVLFEPYYQWNYKSNQESLNVVAQVFNEKVQVVASLMCKVPLNSTVRQLCNLVSQNYYDFLNSPYSSQKRASSQNLFNYQKRTSHSRSQLAIEEDDEWPSLVLVDVLAHSYTVVDLSWRISELPQYSTAKFRNLFSAPLRFVPNWTPEQHDLIAQSKLCPLTVYHQTPEKVAFGHPFQVLVAPSWSFLQVKTHIRNTLDLPKREWDRWSFYQLTGGNTRVWKSNDDHLDWDKPGLSILAEHPSTTYRPRHTGVMRIT